AAAGCAGCTGTTTGACAATGTACTGGAGAATATTATCTGTCGTAAAAATATAGATGGACAAAAGGATCCATAAGATCATTACAACCCATGTCGAACCGGTTAATTCTTCACGTGTCGGCCACGAAACTTTTTTCATTTCCGTTTGCACGCTTCCGAAAAATTCAGTGATTTTAGCCATAAAATTCTCGCATGTTATTAGTAAACATTTTCAATGCAGGGGAGACAGGACTTGAACCTGCAACCTACGGTTTTGGAGACCGCCGCTCTGCCAATTGAGCCACTCCCCTATACCCGTCAATACTGCAACAATTCTTACTTAATAATCTTAGTTACGACGCCAGCGCCGACAGTTCTACCACCTTCACGAATCGCGAAGCGTAATCCTTCTTCCATCGCGATCGGCGTGATCAATTCCACATTGATCTTGATGTTATCGCC
The nucleotide sequence above comes from bacterium. Encoded proteins:
- the secE gene encoding preprotein translocase subunit SecE; protein product: MAKITEFFGSVQTEMKKVSWPTREELTGSTWVVMILWILLSIYIFTTDNILQYIVKQLLL
- the tuf gene encoding elongation factor Tu (EF-Tu; promotes GTP-dependent binding of aminoacyl-tRNA to the A-site of ribosomes during protein biosynthesis; when the tRNA anticodon matches the mRNA codon, GTP hydrolysis results; the inactive EF-Tu-GDP leaves the ribosome and release of GDP is promoted by elongation factor Ts; many prokaryotes have two copies of the gene encoding EF-Tu) is translated as GDNIKINVELITPIAMEEGLRFAIREGGRTVGAGVVTKIIK